A stretch of Chelmon rostratus isolate fCheRos1 chromosome 18, fCheRos1.pri, whole genome shotgun sequence DNA encodes these proteins:
- the LOC121622196 gene encoding uncharacterized protein LOC121622196, translated as MSLLELILIFVLQFEAGISGKTIFINNRAGHDATLTCNDPSDTTCSTITWLYNRYPAHTFTEVQQGNFEVGSGRAARMSLDTSCSLVINNITAEDVGLYTCRQWGYTDLDVSTYLSVLTISPSPADADPKRDDEVTLECSLLRYTEFGTCKLNSIRWVDETGAVLRGKGVGYEFLEQLNCASYLLVKRQSGHNRRYTCQVVDKENNVEVQADYTPDFKGGSRDEEAEKSNSDPFLGIILGAVFGMAVVLVVITAVLIRYRKRAKVTEDVQKPSQHPDDAENSLTYVTVSHANQLACPQKKVKEEEVTYSIVKTAAKTEADNDPSSLYIYVS; from the exons ATGTCTCTGCTGGAGTTAATCCTTATTTTCGTGCTTCAGTTCGAAG CAGGCATCAGTGGAAAAACCATCTTCATCAACAACAGAGCTGGACATGATGCCACTCTGACCTGCAACGATCCCTCTGACACAACATGCTCCACCATCACGTGGCTTTATAACAGATATCCAGCTCACACTTTCACTGAGGTTCAACAAGGAAATTTTGAGGTGGGCTCAGGCCGAGCTGCCAGGATGAGTCTGGACACATCCTGCTCTTTGGTCATCAACAACATCACTGCTGAGGATGTTGGTCTGTACACCTGTCGGCAGTGGGGCTACACTGATCTGGATGTATCTACATATCTAAGTGTTCTGACAA tctctccgTCTCCAGCAGACGCTGATCCAAAGAGGGACGATGAAGTCACATTAGAGTGCTCTCTGTTGAGATACACTGAGTTTGGTACTTGTAAACTGAACAGCATCCGCTGGGTGGATGAGACAGGAGCTGTGCTGCGTGGTAAAGGTGTCGGGTACGAGTTCCTCGAACAGTTGAACTGTGCTTCTTATCTCTTGGTGAAGCGTCAGAGTGGCCATAACAGGAGATACACCTGCCAGGTGGTTGATAAGGAGAACAATGTGGAGGTACAGGCTGACTACACACCTGACTTCAAAGGTggcagcagagatgaagaggcagaaaaatcTAATTCAG ATCCCTTTCTTGGGATCATCTTGGGTGCAGTGTTCGGGATGGCGGTTGTGCTGGTTGTCATCACTGCTGTTCTCATCAGATACAGGAAGCGAGCCAAAGTGACAGAAG ATGTTCAAAAACCAAGCCAACACCCT GATGACGCAGAGAACAGCCTGACCTACGTCACCGTTAGCCATGCTAATCAGCTAGCCTGCCCTCAGAAAAAG gtcaaagaggaggaggtcacTTATTCCATAGTCAAGACAGCAGcgaagacagaagcagacaatGATCCCAGCAGCCTCTACATCTACGTCAGCTaa